From Pseudomonas poae, the proteins below share one genomic window:
- a CDS encoding RAQPRD family integrative conjugative element protein — translation MSTSAFRCLLLLSLTIVHGSSYAASAHEQEQLGLVQKQLDIIERLATRAKAASTAEPNDRYRFDYPRLTEDIQRIRQGVQGYLFPSRAQPRDPAELVGDYRIDTPPQELSR, via the coding sequence ATGTCGACTTCCGCCTTTCGCTGCTTGTTGCTACTTTCGCTAACTATCGTCCATGGCAGTAGCTATGCCGCATCGGCTCATGAGCAGGAACAGCTCGGCCTGGTCCAGAAGCAGCTCGACATTATCGAACGCCTTGCGACACGAGCTAAGGCAGCCAGCACGGCTGAACCAAACGACCGCTATCGCTTCGACTATCCCCGCCTGACTGAGGACATCCAGCGCATCCGCCAAGGTGTACAGGGGTATCTATTCCCCTCTCGTGCACAGCCCCGAGATCCCGCTGAACTCGTCGGTGACTACCGCATCGACACTCCGCCGCAGGAGCTGTCGCGATGA
- a CDS encoding SDR family oxidoreductase translates to MADHSIKGKVVLIAGGAKNLGGLIARDLAAQGAKAVAIHYNSAASKADADVTVSAVQASGAQAVALQGDLTTAGAVEKLFADAIAAVGKPDIAINTVGKVLKKSMAEISEAEYDEMTAVNSKTAFFFLKEAGKNLNDNGKICTVVTSLLGAFTPFYAAYAGTKAPVEHYTRAASKEFGARGISVTAVGPGPMDTPFFYPAEGADAVAYHKTAAALSSFSATGLTDIKDVVPFIRHLVSDGWWITGQTILINGGYATK, encoded by the coding sequence ATGGCAGACCATTCTATCAAAGGTAAAGTTGTTCTCATCGCGGGCGGAGCCAAGAACCTTGGCGGGTTGATCGCCCGCGATCTGGCCGCGCAGGGCGCCAAGGCCGTCGCGATCCACTACAACAGCGCCGCATCCAAGGCCGATGCCGACGTGACGGTCTCTGCGGTCCAGGCAAGCGGCGCGCAGGCAGTGGCCCTGCAGGGTGATCTGACGACGGCCGGAGCCGTCGAGAAGCTGTTTGCTGATGCCATCGCTGCAGTCGGCAAGCCTGACATCGCCATCAACACCGTGGGGAAGGTGCTCAAGAAGTCCATGGCCGAAATCAGCGAGGCCGAGTACGACGAGATGACGGCGGTCAATTCTAAGACTGCGTTCTTCTTCCTCAAGGAAGCCGGCAAAAACTTGAACGATAACGGCAAGATCTGCACGGTGGTCACATCGCTGCTGGGTGCTTTCACGCCGTTCTACGCCGCCTACGCCGGCACGAAGGCGCCGGTGGAGCACTACACCCGCGCGGCCTCCAAGGAATTCGGTGCGCGCGGCATCTCGGTGACGGCGGTTGGCCCGGGCCCGATGGATACGCCTTTCTTCTATCCAGCCGAGGGTGCCGATGCAGTGGCTTACCACAAAACGGCTGCAGCGCTTTCATCGTTCAGTGCAACAGGCTTGACCGACATCAAGGATGTGGTGCCCTTCATTCGTCACCTGGTGAGCGACGGGTGGTGGATCACCGGTCAAACGATCCTCATCAATGGTGGATACGCCACCAAATAG
- a CDS encoding SDR family oxidoreductase, with protein sequence MVAITHQEVIKIFPSATSTGARRFIGKTAIVVGASANVGKALALLLAQEGADVVVHYNSASKQAQAEEVAAAVRGPGQEALIFQADLTKPAQATALFDAAIATFGKVDILINTAGKIIRKPLAEFEEAEFDELFNVNAKAAFFLLKEASKNIADEGRVLSFVTTMVAAFAPTYAGYAGSKAPLEHFSKSLAKELGGRGVTVNCIAPGPLDTSFFYPAESNENIGWLKSMSIDGGLGNITDITGLALFLVSPEARWMTGTTSYINGGIVSPIN encoded by the coding sequence ATGGTTGCCATCACTCATCAAGAAGTCATCAAGATCTTTCCTTCGGCCACCAGCACCGGCGCGCGCCGCTTCATCGGTAAGACCGCGATTGTCGTAGGGGCCTCGGCTAACGTGGGTAAAGCACTGGCTCTGCTACTGGCGCAGGAAGGTGCCGACGTGGTGGTCCATTACAACTCGGCCTCCAAGCAGGCGCAGGCGGAAGAGGTTGCTGCGGCTGTACGTGGACCCGGACAAGAAGCGCTGATTTTTCAGGCTGACCTCACCAAGCCTGCGCAGGCCACAGCGCTGTTCGATGCCGCCATTGCCACATTTGGCAAGGTCGACATCCTCATCAACACGGCAGGCAAGATCATCCGCAAGCCACTGGCGGAGTTCGAGGAAGCGGAGTTTGACGAGTTGTTCAACGTCAATGCCAAGGCCGCCTTCTTCCTTCTCAAGGAAGCTTCGAAAAATATCGCCGACGAGGGCCGCGTCCTGAGCTTTGTTACCACCATGGTCGCTGCCTTTGCGCCCACCTATGCGGGCTATGCCGGTAGCAAAGCACCGCTGGAACACTTCAGCAAGTCGCTTGCCAAGGAACTGGGCGGGCGTGGTGTCACGGTCAATTGCATCGCGCCCGGACCGCTTGATACGTCGTTCTTCTACCCAGCCGAATCCAACGAGAACATCGGTTGGCTCAAATCGATGTCGATCGACGGCGGTCTGGGCAACATCACCGACATCACGGGCCTTGCGCTGTTCCTGGTGTCGCCGGAAGCGCGCTGGATGACGGGTACCACCAGCTACATCAACGGCGGTATCGTTTCGCCGATCAACTGA
- a CDS encoding type 1 glutamine amidotransferase domain-containing protein — translation MPASDLKVEIRVGLKRKPRRILLIVSNTAQLKGFAVGFFGEEMTCAFLMFTQAGHEVELASPKGGEVMIDTHSDPRTPGGVYADDLITLGFVHHATFGPMLKRTLPISAVKVDEYDAIWVAGGGPLLTFKDDLALHQLVADFYEKGKIVTLICHGSSLLLWTRLSDGKLLAEGKTWTGFTDAEEDEVNTAFGMKLNNYTIQSEAAGIEGTTYLCREVNEPFAIRDGRLITGQQQYSSRLTAGLALDALDE, via the coding sequence ATGCCTGCATCAGACCTGAAAGTTGAAATTCGCGTCGGACTGAAACGCAAGCCGCGTCGCATACTGTTGATCGTCTCGAACACAGCCCAGCTTAAGGGCTTTGCGGTGGGGTTCTTCGGTGAAGAAATGACGTGCGCCTTCCTCATGTTCACGCAAGCCGGGCATGAGGTGGAGCTTGCGTCTCCCAAGGGTGGCGAGGTCATGATCGATACGCACAGCGATCCGCGCACCCCGGGGGGCGTGTATGCTGACGACCTGATTACACTCGGGTTTGTGCACCACGCCACGTTTGGTCCGATGCTCAAGCGGACGCTGCCGATTAGTGCGGTGAAGGTGGACGAATACGACGCGATCTGGGTCGCAGGCGGCGGGCCACTGCTGACGTTCAAGGACGATCTGGCGCTGCACCAACTAGTTGCCGATTTCTACGAGAAGGGAAAGATCGTTACCTTGATCTGCCACGGATCTTCTCTACTGCTCTGGACGCGTCTGTCGGATGGCAAGCTGCTGGCCGAGGGGAAGACGTGGACCGGCTTCACCGACGCGGAAGAAGACGAGGTCAACACGGCCTTCGGCATGAAGTTGAATAACTACACCATTCAAAGCGAAGCGGCCGGAATCGAGGGCACCACCTATCTCTGCCGGGAAGTAAATGAGCCGTTTGCTATCCGCGACGGCCGACTTATCACCGGGCAGCAGCAGTACAGCAGCAGGCTCACCGCCGGACTGGCGCTCGATGCACTTGACGAATAG
- a CDS encoding aldehyde dehydrogenase family protein has protein sequence MANKFQGILDAQKERFLTDATKSHDWRIDQLDRLERMLRERQEEFCAALYQDFGKPSFEQLFEITVPLGNIKYYRENLKELMAPQRVAIPKGLEASGNSGLILKEPYGPTLVIGPFNAPILLLLDPAIAALAAGNPVVLKPANTTPATAALFQKFVPQYFEPENVAIVTGGREEISALLELPFDFIFFTGSSAVGKVVMRAAAENLTPVILELGGQNPTIVDETANLDIAADRIAWGHNAISGQWCIAPGYVYVHESVADAFIDKLKAAIVKMYGADPQQSPDFARMISEHDAQRVVSYILPDKVVHGGRFDVSARYVEPTVLYPRPGTTRHCSRKSLARSCRLFRTPT, from the coding sequence ATGGCCAACAAGTTTCAAGGCATCCTGGATGCCCAGAAGGAACGCTTCCTGACCGACGCCACCAAGTCTCACGACTGGCGCATCGATCAATTGGACCGCCTGGAGCGGATGCTGCGCGAGCGCCAGGAGGAATTCTGCGCTGCGCTGTATCAGGACTTCGGCAAGCCGTCCTTCGAGCAACTCTTCGAGATCACGGTGCCGTTGGGCAACATCAAATACTACCGCGAAAACCTTAAGGAACTGATGGCGCCACAGCGGGTGGCCATTCCCAAAGGGCTGGAGGCCTCCGGCAATAGTGGCCTGATTCTGAAGGAACCCTACGGTCCGACGCTAGTGATCGGTCCGTTCAATGCGCCAATCCTGCTGTTGCTGGACCCGGCCATCGCCGCACTGGCGGCGGGCAACCCGGTGGTGTTGAAGCCTGCCAATACTACGCCAGCCACCGCCGCGTTGTTCCAGAAGTTCGTGCCCCAGTACTTCGAGCCCGAGAACGTGGCTATCGTCACTGGCGGGCGCGAAGAAATCAGCGCGCTGCTGGAGCTTCCCTTCGACTTCATCTTCTTCACCGGCAGTTCGGCCGTCGGCAAGGTCGTGATGCGCGCGGCGGCCGAGAACCTTACGCCGGTGATTCTGGAGCTGGGTGGCCAGAACCCCACCATCGTCGACGAAACCGCCAACCTTGACATTGCCGCCGATCGCATCGCCTGGGGCCACAACGCGATCTCCGGCCAATGGTGCATCGCGCCGGGCTACGTGTACGTGCACGAAAGCGTCGCCGACGCCTTCATCGACAAGCTCAAGGCAGCCATCGTCAAGATGTACGGTGCCGACCCGCAGCAGAGCCCCGATTTCGCCCGCATGATCAGCGAACATGACGCGCAGCGTGTCGTGTCGTACATCCTGCCCGACAAGGTTGTGCATGGTGGTCGTTTCGACGTGTCGGCGCGCTACGTCGAGCCGACCGTGCTATACCCTCGACCTGGGACGACCCGGCACTGCAGCAGGAAATCTTTGGCCCGGTCCTGCCGGTTATTCCGTACACCGACCTGA
- a CDS encoding aldehyde dehydrogenase family protein, producing the protein MPYTDLKAIVGIMKRKPKSLAAYIFSKNQANIDYVLGSLSFGGGCVNQTNLHCWIDSLPFGGVGYSGMGKYYGKAGFDALSNTKAMLIGNPDLELDVFPPYAGKDVVRNLSIFN; encoded by the coding sequence ATTCCGTACACCGACCTGAAAGCGATCGTGGGCATTATGAAGCGCAAGCCCAAGTCACTGGCCGCCTATATCTTCAGCAAGAACCAGGCGAACATCGACTACGTGCTGGGCAGCCTATCCTTCGGTGGAGGCTGCGTGAACCAGACCAATTTGCATTGCTGGATCGACAGCCTGCCCTTCGGTGGCGTCGGCTACAGTGGCATGGGCAAGTACTACGGCAAGGCCGGCTTTGATGCGCTGAGCAATACGAAGGCCATGCTGATTGGTAATCCTGACCTCGAATTGGACGTCTTTCCGCCTTATGCCGGCAAGGACGTCGTCAGGAACCTCAGCATCTTTAACTGA
- a CDS encoding low temperature requirement protein A, producing MSSKSVPDHPLLRHRDGHHARVTYEELFFDLVYVFAVTQLSHELLHNLTGFGVIETLILWFAVWLGWQYTCWVTNWFDPETPPIRGMMFATMLLGLVMAASIPMAFSDRGLMFAGAYVAMQVGRTAFIALQLPSGHPLSANYRRMLGWVSISGVFWIAGALAQHETRALLWLVAVLCEYVSPMFGFDLPGMGRSRTQEWTIEGGHLAERCQLFVIVALGETVLASGATLADAAKWDVPVVLALLATFVGTLAMWWLYFGTSSKDATEAITRSDDPGRIGAYFHYIHAILIAGVIASAVGNDLVLAHPHAHPGAAQIVILLAGPAIYLLGSAIYKRIVYGVVPASHLAGVLMLLALVPVAFFADMLVMGWLTTAVVLMVSFWEGHLLRDLRRKDGQ from the coding sequence ATGTCGAGCAAGTCGGTGCCAGACCATCCTTTGCTGCGCCATCGCGACGGCCATCACGCACGTGTGACCTACGAGGAGCTGTTCTTCGACCTGGTCTACGTCTTCGCGGTGACCCAGCTCAGCCATGAGCTGCTGCACAACCTCACGGGATTCGGCGTGATCGAAACGCTGATCCTGTGGTTCGCGGTCTGGCTGGGTTGGCAATACACCTGCTGGGTCACCAACTGGTTCGACCCCGAAACACCCCCCATCCGAGGCATGATGTTCGCGACCATGTTGCTCGGGCTGGTCATGGCGGCCAGCATTCCGATGGCATTCTCCGACCGGGGGCTCATGTTCGCGGGCGCCTACGTAGCGATGCAGGTCGGGCGAACCGCTTTCATTGCGCTGCAACTGCCCAGTGGACATCCGCTGTCGGCAAACTACCGCCGCATGCTCGGCTGGGTATCTATCTCGGGGGTGTTCTGGATCGCCGGGGCACTAGCACAGCACGAAACGCGTGCCCTGCTATGGCTGGTCGCTGTTCTTTGTGAGTACGTCTCCCCGATGTTCGGCTTTGATTTGCCCGGGATGGGGCGTTCCCGCACACAGGAGTGGACGATCGAAGGCGGCCACTTGGCCGAGCGCTGCCAGCTTTTCGTGATCGTGGCACTGGGTGAAACGGTGCTCGCCAGCGGCGCCACCCTTGCCGATGCCGCAAAATGGGATGTGCCGGTGGTGCTGGCGCTGCTGGCCACCTTCGTCGGCACGCTGGCCATGTGGTGGCTTTACTTCGGGACGTCGAGCAAGGACGCGACGGAGGCCATCACGCGCTCGGATGATCCCGGACGCATCGGGGCGTACTTCCACTACATCCATGCCATCTTGATCGCTGGCGTTATCGCCTCCGCGGTTGGCAACGACTTGGTGCTGGCCCATCCGCATGCGCACCCCGGCGCGGCCCAGATCGTCATCTTGCTCGCTGGACCGGCGATTTATCTGCTGGGCAGCGCCATATACAAGCGGATCGTCTATGGTGTAGTGCCGGCGTCGCATTTGGCCGGCGTGCTGATGCTGCTGGCGCTGGTGCCCGTGGCATTTTTCGCCGACATGCTGGTCATGGGATGGTTGACCACCGCGGTCGTGCTGATGGTGAGCTTCTGGGAAGGGCACCTGCTCCGAGACCTCCGCAGGAAGGACGGGCAGTGA
- a CDS encoding DUF924 family protein: protein MSVAGAPATPEGPAELLRFWRASKTDWFSHDPAFDQHFRERFLCLHLPAAQRMRDDWADTPEGALALLILLDQFPRNAFRGIARMYTTDPLARHYARKAESVGYMGEVDADLKLFFCLPFAHSEDIGDQDLSVELNARLGQPWLFHAEGHRDIIRRFGRFPHRNVILGRRTTDQEDAFLGSGGFAG, encoded by the coding sequence ATGTCCGTTGCGGGGGCGCCAGCCACGCCGGAGGGCCCTGCTGAATTGTTGCGATTCTGGCGAGCGTCCAAGACGGATTGGTTCAGCCACGATCCGGCCTTCGACCAGCATTTTCGTGAGCGCTTCCTCTGCCTGCATCTGCCGGCGGCACAGCGCATGCGCGACGATTGGGCGGATACGCCAGAGGGAGCGCTGGCTTTGCTCATCCTGCTCGACCAATTCCCGCGCAATGCCTTCCGCGGTATAGCTCGTATGTATACAACGGACCCCTTGGCCCGACACTATGCCCGAAAGGCAGAATCTGTTGGGTATATGGGGGAGGTCGACGCAGACTTGAAACTGTTCTTTTGCCTGCCCTTTGCCCATTCGGAAGATATCGGTGACCAGGATCTATCGGTCGAGCTGAACGCTCGGCTCGGGCAACCCTGGCTCTTCCATGCAGAGGGACATCGGGACATCATTCGCCGGTTCGGCCGTTTCCCGCATCGTAACGTGATACTGGGACGCCGGACCACGGACCAGGAAGACGCCTTCCTTGGCAGCGGCGGATTCGCCGGATGA
- a CDS encoding LysR family transcriptional regulator has translation MDKLDQYRVFVQVAEMGSFIKAAHALELPRASVSAAVQQLESTLGTRLLHRTTRQVRLTADGLQLLERVRLFLSDAEDINQLFYASQRKISGRLNVDVPSRIARRLIAPALPGFLRRYPRPQLALGSTDRAIDLVQEGVDCAVRIGALHNSSLVAHLLGHIALINCASPAYLREYGVPVKPDDLTQGHWSVGYASPSTGRELPWDCFVAGNDRQVAVPSRVIVNNAESYIACCVSGMGLIQIPRFDVQHLLDRGELVEVMTDFRAAPMQVSLVYPNRRQRSRRLAVFQEWFEALMRPHLDT, from the coding sequence ATGGATAAACTCGATCAGTATCGCGTCTTCGTTCAGGTTGCCGAGATGGGCAGTTTCATCAAGGCTGCCCATGCGCTGGAACTGCCGCGTGCATCGGTGTCCGCTGCCGTCCAACAACTCGAATCGACCCTGGGCACGCGCTTGCTGCATCGAACGACGCGACAGGTGCGCCTGACTGCCGATGGCCTGCAGTTGCTGGAGCGGGTACGCCTTTTCCTCTCAGATGCGGAAGACATCAATCAGCTGTTTTATGCCAGCCAACGTAAGATTTCAGGGCGGCTCAATGTTGACGTGCCCAGCCGTATCGCCCGCCGACTGATTGCCCCTGCACTGCCGGGTTTCCTGCGTCGCTATCCCCGCCCTCAATTGGCATTGGGCTCGACCGACCGCGCGATCGATCTAGTGCAAGAAGGCGTTGACTGCGCCGTCCGGATTGGTGCATTGCATAACAGCAGTCTGGTCGCTCACCTCCTCGGCCATATCGCACTGATCAACTGCGCCAGTCCGGCATACCTGCGTGAGTATGGCGTTCCGGTCAAGCCGGATGACCTGACCCAGGGACACTGGTCGGTGGGATACGCCTCGCCCTCCACTGGACGGGAACTGCCTTGGGACTGCTTTGTAGCGGGCAACGACCGGCAGGTCGCCGTACCTAGTCGGGTGATCGTCAACAACGCCGAAAGCTACATAGCCTGCTGCGTGTCGGGGATGGGATTGATCCAGATTCCTAGATTTGACGTCCAGCATCTGCTCGACAGAGGCGAACTTGTGGAGGTCATGACCGACTTTCGCGCCGCGCCTATGCAGGTGTCGCTTGTCTACCCGAACCGCAGGCAGCGTTCGCGGCGACTGGCAGTCTTTCAGGAATGGTTTGAAGCGTTGATGCGACCGCACCTGGATACCTAA
- a CDS encoding TIGR03747 family integrating conjugative element membrane protein, with the protein MATSVQNTPPQPIQRPGLIVSAIGLVLRIIGLLIASLVFSILVEFAGLLLFWSEQGWRHSQAMLSSELGWLSDYFKSSLILQQPGRTIVQWLDFLNQWLLVKTGFADFAQNAHASNQVNDFRGLINQLYVGIEDFVLAALYTSFTFVVRLTILALATPLFLLAVLTGLVDGLMRRDLRKFGAGRESSFVYHRAKRALMPLLLVPWIFYLSLPFSVNPMIIFLPCTIALGIAISITSTTFKKYL; encoded by the coding sequence ATGGCGACTTCCGTCCAGAACACGCCACCACAACCGATTCAGCGCCCGGGATTAATCGTCTCGGCGATTGGTCTGGTTTTGCGAATCATCGGATTGCTGATCGCCTCGCTGGTGTTCTCGATCCTGGTCGAGTTCGCAGGCCTACTACTGTTTTGGAGCGAGCAGGGTTGGCGACATAGCCAAGCCATGTTGAGTAGCGAGTTGGGGTGGCTGAGTGATTACTTCAAGTCTTCACTGATTCTCCAACAGCCTGGTCGAACGATTGTCCAGTGGCTGGACTTCCTCAACCAATGGTTGCTGGTTAAGACCGGCTTTGCGGATTTTGCCCAGAATGCGCACGCGTCGAACCAAGTTAACGACTTTCGGGGTTTGATCAACCAGTTATACGTAGGAATCGAAGATTTCGTACTGGCCGCGCTGTATACGTCCTTCACCTTCGTAGTGCGCCTCACCATCCTCGCACTGGCCACACCACTGTTTCTGCTAGCCGTGCTTACCGGCTTGGTCGATGGACTTATGCGCCGGGATCTACGCAAGTTTGGCGCTGGCCGAGAAAGCAGTTTTGTCTATCATCGCGCCAAACGTGCGTTGATGCCACTACTGTTGGTGCCGTGGATTTTTTATCTATCCCTGCCATTTTCAGTCAACCCTATGATTATATTTTTACCCTGCACTATAGCTCTTGGGATAGCCATATCGATAACCTCGACAACGTTTAAAAAATACCTATAA
- a CDS encoding integrating conjugative element protein yields MKRRSLTCYLILLLAPFAQPELTVARDQPSDFTRPHFQVARQPINNNIQHDRAMHADLSTVPDENWILPVRSSHLSPGQITSRALNMPGLQPFFLVGEDTQSLAWLNQRAVELLEMGAAGLAVEVTDIEALARIRAAAPGITILPVNGNDIAARLQIEHYPVLITAISLEQ; encoded by the coding sequence ATGAAGCGGAGATCCCTTACCTGCTATCTCATCCTGCTCTTGGCACCTTTCGCCCAGCCGGAGCTGACTGTAGCCAGGGATCAGCCTAGCGACTTCACCCGCCCCCATTTTCAAGTTGCCAGGCAGCCCATAAACAACAATATCCAGCATGATCGGGCCATGCATGCGGACTTGTCCACGGTTCCCGATGAAAACTGGATATTACCCGTTCGCAGCTCTCACTTGAGCCCCGGCCAAATCACGTCTCGCGCATTGAACATGCCGGGCTTACAACCATTTTTCCTGGTGGGTGAGGATACCCAATCACTGGCTTGGCTGAATCAACGCGCAGTTGAACTGCTGGAAATGGGCGCGGCAGGTCTGGCCGTTGAAGTGACCGATATTGAAGCCTTGGCCCGGATTCGAGCAGCAGCTCCGGGCATCACCATCCTACCGGTGAACGGCAACGACATCGCCGCCCGTCTGCAGATTGAGCATTACCCCGTCTTAATCACCGCCATATCGCTGGAACAGTGA
- a CDS encoding lytic transglycosylase: MATSRLSGIAFLLTMFAAQADELPPPAYQLAAHDADIPSTVLFAIALQESGTRVRGRLLPWPWTLNIAGNPYRFATRQDACHALLQALAQHDAKRVDAGLGQTNLGYHGQRFSNPCEALDPYRNLAVTAELLQAHHAATGNWVSAAGRYHRQAGGTPAARYRAGFSRQLERLLTSFEQGTPP, from the coding sequence ATGGCAACGTCTCGACTGAGTGGCATTGCGTTCCTGCTGACGATGTTCGCCGCCCAGGCCGACGAACTTCCGCCTCCTGCTTACCAACTGGCGGCGCATGACGCTGACATCCCCTCTACGGTGCTGTTCGCGATTGCCCTGCAGGAGAGCGGTACCCGCGTCCGTGGTCGACTGCTGCCCTGGCCTTGGACGCTGAATATTGCCGGTAACCCTTACCGCTTCGCCACTCGCCAGGACGCCTGTCATGCCTTGCTTCAGGCTCTTGCCCAGCATGACGCTAAGCGGGTAGATGCCGGACTTGGGCAGACCAATCTGGGTTATCACGGGCAACGTTTTTCCAATCCCTGCGAAGCCCTTGACCCCTACCGAAATCTCGCTGTAACCGCCGAACTGCTGCAGGCGCATCACGCCGCCACCGGTAATTGGGTGTCCGCTGCTGGACGTTATCACCGCCAGGCAGGAGGAACGCCGGCCGCGCGTTACCGCGCAGGATTTTCCCGGCAACTCGAACGGCTGCTGACTTCCTTCGAACAAGGCACACCACCATGA
- a CDS encoding TIGR03759 family integrating conjugative element protein → MKRAPLLPFACLVSLLTIDVAMGNPITTESQIQDTQSAPLGRSHSEQATSWGLTEQEWTRFEQIQAGPRGFWSPNLDPLTALGVEAQTEQERQRYAELQVALEAKRAERELAYQNAYTAAWVKLFPGLLPIQGMGSPSASSSPVAPRQALFVEEHCPACTAEAQRLQSSDTAFDIYLVGSQGEDERVRSWARQAGIDPAKVQRQKITLNHDRGRWFSLGAPRPLPNTFQQVNGQWQRLD, encoded by the coding sequence ATGAAAAGAGCGCCACTCCTCCCCTTCGCATGTCTGGTTTCACTACTGACCATAGATGTTGCGATGGGTAACCCCATCACAACAGAGTCACAGATCCAGGACACGCAGTCCGCTCCGCTGGGCCGCTCGCACTCTGAACAGGCCACAAGCTGGGGGCTGACAGAGCAGGAGTGGACGCGTTTTGAACAGATCCAAGCCGGCCCGCGCGGTTTCTGGAGCCCAAACCTCGATCCGTTGACCGCACTCGGAGTCGAGGCCCAGACCGAGCAAGAGCGCCAGCGCTATGCCGAATTACAAGTAGCGCTGGAAGCCAAACGCGCCGAGCGCGAGTTGGCCTACCAAAACGCTTACACCGCAGCCTGGGTCAAGCTGTTTCCTGGGCTACTACCGATCCAAGGGATGGGCTCCCCATCTGCCTCCAGCTCACCGGTCGCGCCGCGTCAGGCCCTGTTTGTAGAGGAACACTGCCCAGCGTGCACTGCCGAAGCGCAGCGTCTGCAAAGCAGTGATACGGCGTTCGATATCTACCTGGTGGGCAGCCAAGGTGAGGATGAGCGCGTCCGGAGTTGGGCACGGCAAGCAGGCATCGATCCGGCCAAAGTCCAACGCCAGAAGATCACCCTGAACCATGACCGTGGTCGCTGGTTCAGCCTGGGTGCTCCAAGACCATTACCTAACACATTTCAACAGGTGAACGGACAATGGCAACGTCTCGACTGA
- a CDS encoding chemotaxis protein: MKASTLQTLIVGLLCLAVSGLSGSLYNQYQRLAELQSTDTQYRQTLDTLQQDSSALKDAQEKLQFTLKDLKQLVDAGEQQANTLDPMLDQWAQEIQNLRDGLATRATEADMTALRARLEHAEQQLLDLKIQPSPSPPTPSASRPKPTVRSKPAPLSPPFSVLGFESRGGEHFLAVAPHDSHALVNVRLLHSGEEFGAWRLKVLEPNSAIFAVARELDQIVHLP, from the coding sequence ATGAAGGCCTCGACGCTTCAAACCCTCATCGTCGGCTTACTTTGCCTGGCAGTCTCCGGGCTGAGCGGTAGTTTGTATAACCAGTATCAGCGCCTTGCAGAACTGCAGAGCACGGACACGCAATACCGACAAACCCTGGACACCCTGCAACAGGATTCAAGTGCCCTCAAGGACGCACAGGAAAAACTGCAGTTCACGCTGAAAGACCTGAAGCAGTTGGTCGATGCCGGCGAGCAACAGGCCAATACCCTCGATCCGATGTTGGATCAGTGGGCGCAAGAGATACAAAACCTGCGCGACGGTCTGGCAACCCGTGCCACCGAGGCGGACATGACAGCACTGCGAGCACGCCTTGAGCACGCCGAGCAGCAGCTCTTGGACCTCAAGATCCAGCCATCACCCTCACCGCCGACACCTTCCGCATCCAGGCCGAAACCGACTGTTCGTTCCAAACCCGCCCCGCTCTCGCCACCGTTCTCCGTGTTGGGATTCGAGTCCCGTGGTGGTGAGCACTTTCTGGCGGTCGCACCTCATGACAGTCACGCGCTTGTGAATGTTCGACTGCTGCATAGCGGCGAGGAGTTCGGTGCCTGGCGTCTAAAAGTGCTGGAACCAAACTCGGCCATCTTCGCGGTGGCCCGTGAGCTAGACCAGATCGTGCACCTCCCTTGA